CGCGCAAGCTGACCGAGGCACTGGAGCGCTACCCGAACGCCACCGAGGTGCGCTGGGTGCAGGAGGAGCCGGCGAACCAGGGTGCCTGGCCGTTCTTCGGCCTGGCCCTGCCGGAGCTGCTGCCGGAGCGCTACCGGGTCTCGCGCGTGTCGCGGCGCCCGATGGCCGCGCCGTCGGCCGGGTCGTCCAAGGTGCACGAGGTCGAGCAGCGCGAGCTGATCACGAAGGCGTTCGAGTAGGCCGTGTACTTCACCGACCGAGGGATCGAGGAGCTGGAGGCGCGCCGGGGCGAGGAGGAGGTCACCCTCGCCTGGCTGGCCGACAAGCTGCGCGCGTTCGTCGACGCGAACCCCGAGTTCGAGACGGCGGTCGAGCGCCTGGCCACCTACCTGGCGCGCGACGACGAAGACGAGTTCGAGGACTGATCGTTCGAGAGGCCCCGCCCCTGCCCGGGGGTGGGGCCTCTCGGCGTTCCAGGCTTTTTCGGCGCCTCTCCGGTGCCGCGGCCGAGGTCGGGGACCTCAGGTCGGCGGTGGTTCGACGTCGCAGTCCAGCCGTCGGCCCGCCGCCGCCAGCACGACTTCGGGGTGACGAGCGCCCAACACCCGCGCCAGGTCCGCCACCGCCTCCGCCATCCGGTTCTCCCCGCTGACGGCAATCCGGTCCACGGCGGCGTTGAAGGCGCATACGAGGGTGTGCGGGTGGTCGGCGCCCAGCACCTGCGCCAGGCGTGGCGAGGTCGACGCGGAGAGCTCGGCCGCCTGCTCCGGGTACCCCAGGAACGCCAGGTCGCTGCTCAGGTTCACCTCGCACGCCAGCGTCATCGGGTGATCCGCCCCGCCCACCTCGCGCAGCGCCCGGGAGGTGGCCAGGTCGAGCTCGTAGGCCGGTTCGACCTGGCCGGCCGCTCGCCGCAGCAGGGCGGTGTTGATCGCACCGGCCAGTGTGAACGGATGCCGCGGGCCGGCGTCGCGAGTCATCCTGCGGTACGCCCGCTCGCCGATGCCCAGTGCGTCCTCCAGCTCGCCGGTCCGCCGCAGCACGTTGCCCAGCGTCATGGAGGCGGCCAGCGAGTACTCGTGCCGCGGACCGAGCCGCCACTCGCACGTGATTACGTTCTCCTTCCCGAGTTCGCGGGCCTGGGCGTAACGGCCAGTGCCGCGCAGTGCGATCACCAGGTTCCGGATGGCCAGCAGGACGTGGTTGTGGTGTGGGCCGAGCCGGGCGCGCATCAGCGGTAGCAGGTCCTCCTGGATGCGCAGCGCTTCGCGGTAGGCGCCGAGACCGATGAGGTCGCGCACCAGGTTGCTGGTGGCGAACAGAGTCCGGGGGTCCTCCGCGCCGTACATCTCGCGGCGCCTGCGCACCACGTCGAGGTCGATGGCCCGTGCTTCGGTGAAGCGGCCGAGCAGGCGCAGGTCCACGGCTACGTTGATCGCGGCGCGCAACGTCCGGTTGTGGTTGTCGCCCCACTTCCGCCGGTGCCGGCGCAACGTGTCGCGGTCGAGCGCGACGGCCTCGTCGACGCGTCCGAGCGCCCTCAGATCCGCGCCCAGACCGTTGGCGACGGTCAGGGTGTGGGAGTGGTCGGCGCCGAACACCTCCGTCAGCCTGCGGAAGGTCTCCTGGTCCCACTCGCCGGCGCCGGCGACGTCGCCCAGTTCGCGCATCGCGTTGGCGACGAGCCGGCACGCCAGCAGGGTCAACTCCTCGTTCCGGTCCCACAGCTCCCGCCAGCGGTGCACCGTGGCCCGTCCCATGTCGAGACTGCCCTCGTAATCACCGATCGCGTAGAGGTGGCGGATGTGGTCGAGCACGAGGACGCGCGCTTGCCGCTCCTCGGCCACCACCAGGTCCACGGCTGCCGTGTGCGGCGCGAGTTCGCGGTACCGTGGCCAGTTGTGCGGCTCGTCCGGCTCGCCGGGGTTGGCCGCGGCGAGCACTGATCGCGCGGCGGCGGTCGCGGCCTCGCACTCCGGCGCCGGCAGCAGTTCGCGCACGGTGTCCTGGACCAGCCCGTGCACCCGGACGCGATCGACGTCGACGTCCAGCTGTGCCAGTGCGACGCGGTCCAGTTCCCCCAGCGCGCGGAGCAGTCGCGATCGATCCCGCAGCACGTCGCCGAGCGGACCGGGCAGGTCCTGCCCTGCGGCGAGGACGTCGATCGGCAGGGGAGCGTCGGCGAGGACCGAGCACAGGTCGAGCACGAGCGCCGCGTCCGGCGCGTGCCGCCGCAGCGCCTGGATCGCGACCGTCCAGGGCGCGCTCCCGGACGGGGCCGCTGACAGGGACTCCAGGTAGTCCACGGCAGTCAACCGCATCTCGGCGAGCCACGCCCCGGCGTGGCGCACCGCCAGCGGGTGATCGCGTAGCGCGGCGGCCACCTGGTCCGCGTCCTCCGGCCCCAACCAATCCGCCTGCGCGCACAGCAGCACGACGCTCTCGGCTCGGGCCAGCTCCGGCACGGGCACCACCCGTGCCGGTCCCGGCCACGTCCGCAGCCGGGTGGTGATCACCACGTGGCCCCCGGTGGGGATCAGGCCGTGCAGCGCCCCTGGTTCGCGGACGTCGTCGAAGACCAGCAGCCAGCGGCCGGTCGCGCGGAGCGCGGCCAGCACGTCCCGCACCGTCCGCGGGACGTCGGAGGACGGGGGTAGCCCCAGGTGGGCGGCTAGGTCGACGAACGAGGCCCGAAGCAGGGACTGGTCGTCGGCGGCCATCCACCAGACCAGGTCGTAGTCCTCCCGGAACCGGTGGGCGCACTGGACGGCGAGCGAAGTCTTGCCCATTCCCCCCGCGCCGACCAAGACCAGCGGCACGTCATCGGACAGCGACCGCCGCACCGCGTCAAGGATGTCGGCACGCCCGATGAAGCCGGGAGTGAGCGGCGGCAGCTCATGCCGGGGCGTCTCTTGCAGCACCGACGACGGGGCCGTGCCGGTTGGGACGGCTCGGAGCCGGGCCGCGGCCTCGGCGTAGCGGCCCCCCAACCGCTGGAGCACGTCGTGGGCCACCTCTGCGAACGGCGGTCCCAGCGCGGCTCCGGCCTCGGCGGCGCGCCCGTCGGTCAACAGGGCGTTGAAGTCGAACGGCGAGCCGAGTCGCCGGGTGACGAAGTCGGACACCTTCGCCAGGACTTGGAGCGCCTCGTGCCTGCCCACCTCGGACAGCAACTCGTCGCGGACCCCTGGTTCGAAGTCGAACCGCAGGTCGTCAACGTCTGCGGCGTCCGCGTCGACCACCTGCAACAAACCGCTCAGGAACACCTCGGCGAGGTGGGCGGGTCTGGAAGAGGGCAGCATGGTGTGCTGCACCAGTCTCATCACCGGTAAGCTGAGCGGTGCGCACGCCAGGTGCACGGCCAGCCGGTAAGCCGTGGTCGAAGCCCGCAGTCGGAACCGGCGGAGCCGCTCCTCCGGGGAGGGCGGTGGCGGCTCGTGCTCCTGCCGGTCCATCCGGCCGGTGAACATCGCGGTGCCCGAGAACCAGCCGGTGCCCGAGCCGGTGACCAGCGCGACCCACGGAACCAGCCAACGGGGCTCCAGTTCCAGCACCGGCACCGGCACGCCCGCGCCAGTGAGGTCGTCGTCGGGGTCGACAGCCTTCACGTCGACCAAGCGGTTCGGTGTGGCCGGTCCGCGCCCTCGCAGTCGAACGCGGGTGAAGTCCGGTCCGCAGCCCTCCCACAGCCGCTGCGGCAGCACCTGCACCACCGCGACCGGGCTCATCGCGGACCACAGGGCGAGCGCTCCGCCCAGCACGCCGTTGCTCCACGCATCGCCCACGCAGTCACTGGCCACCAAGACCAGCCGTTCACCGCCCGGATCGGCCAGCTCGCGCACGTCGTGCACCGCACCCTTCGCGGCGCCGCTCAGCACCAAGCGCCCGCCAGCCGGGGTGTCACCGTCGAACCGCCACGTGCGCACATCGCGGAACGCGCCCAGCCGCACCAACAGCTCGCGGAACTCCGCGATGGTGCGCCGCCACACGACCATGGAACGGCTGTCGTCCACCACCAGCGCTAGGTCCAACCACCGCCGGGGCTCGGGGCGGGTGCGCGGCACCAAGAGGCCGGTGTCCGCGATGTGGTCGGCGGTCGCGACCTCGTCGAGGCGCGTCTCGTCCGTCGACGAGACCGTGCGCTTGAGTGGTCGGAGCGCCCTACCGAGCGCGGACGCGTTCGGTAGGGCGGGCACCGCGGGGCTCTTGGTCCGCGTCTCCCCCGGATCGCCGGCCGGCGTGCTGCCCGAGGGCCCGACGTGCAGCGAGGCGTGCCCGGGTGCGCGAGTCCGCCGGTGGGCAGTCTCTGCCGGTCGGGGCGCCTCGGCCGATCGCGGGGCGCCACGACCGAACGCGGGCGGGCCGGGCGGCGGTGGCGCCGGACCGGCGCCCCTCCCGCCCTCATCGAGGAGTCTCGCGAGCCAGAGGGCATCGGCGAGTTCCTCGGCGGTGACGTCCGGAACCGCCGCGCGGACGAAGTCGACGAAGTCGCGGATCATCCCGGCCCGTCGAGCGGCTGGATGAGCCGGTCCACCAGCTGTTCCCGCGTCGCCGGGTCCGACTTGGCCCCGGACACCGCCAAGTAGACGGCGTTGAGCAGCTGGTCGGTGGCGAGGTCGCCGCGGTCGCGGCGCTCCACGAATCGAGCCACGAGCTCCCTGGTCTCCTCCAGCGCCTCCGGACCGAGGTGTCCCGCGACGATCTCGGCCAGCTTCTCGCTGTCCGGCTGCTGGATGTTCACCTGCTGGCAGCGGCGCAGGAACGCGGTCGGGAATTCGCGTTCGCCGTTGCTGGTGATCACCACGAACGGGAACGCGCGGCAGCACACCTGGCCGCGCGTGATGGTGGCCGATCGCCCCGGGTCCTCGGTCATCACCCGCACCTCGAGGTGGTCGTCGGGCAACCTGCTCAGCTCCGGGATGTCGAACTGCCCTTCCTCGAATACGTTGAGCAGGTCGTTCGGCAGGTCGATGTCGCTCTTGTCCAGCTCGTCGATCAGCAACACCCTGGGCCGCTCACCGGGCAGGAGCGCGGTGCCCAGCGGGCCGAGCCGGACGAACCGGCCGATATCCGGCGGCGCGGCCCCACCGCGCATCCCCGCCTCTTGGAGGCGGCCGATCGCGTCGTACCGGTACAGGGCGTCGCCGAGCTTGGAGTGGCTGCCGATCGGCCAGTACAGGACCGGGCCGAGCTTGAGCTCGTGAGCGACGCTGAAGGCCAGGGTCGACTTGCCCGTACCCGGCTTGCCGGTGACCAGCAACGGGCGCCGCAGGCACAGGGCCACGTTGACCATGTGCACGACTTCCGAGCT
This portion of the Saccharothrix syringae genome encodes:
- the fxsT gene encoding FxSxx-COOH system tetratricopeptide repeat protein, with translation MIRDFVDFVRAAVPDVTAEELADALWLARLLDEGGRGAGPAPPPPGPPAFGRGAPRSAEAPRPAETAHRRTRAPGHASLHVGPSGSTPAGDPGETRTKSPAVPALPNASALGRALRPLKRTVSSTDETRLDEVATADHIADTGLLVPRTRPEPRRWLDLALVVDDSRSMVVWRRTIAEFRELLVRLGAFRDVRTWRFDGDTPAGGRLVLSGAAKGAVHDVRELADPGGERLVLVASDCVGDAWSNGVLGGALALWSAMSPVAVVQVLPQRLWEGCGPDFTRVRLRGRGPATPNRLVDVKAVDPDDDLTGAGVPVPVLELEPRWLVPWVALVTGSGTGWFSGTAMFTGRMDRQEHEPPPPSPEERLRRFRLRASTTAYRLAVHLACAPLSLPVMRLVQHTMLPSSRPAHLAEVFLSGLLQVVDADAADVDDLRFDFEPGVRDELLSEVGRHEALQVLAKVSDFVTRRLGSPFDFNALLTDGRAAEAGAALGPPFAEVAHDVLQRLGGRYAEAAARLRAVPTGTAPSSVLQETPRHELPPLTPGFIGRADILDAVRRSLSDDVPLVLVGAGGMGKTSLAVQCAHRFREDYDLVWWMAADDQSLLRASFVDLAAHLGLPPSSDVPRTVRDVLAALRATGRWLLVFDDVREPGALHGLIPTGGHVVITTRLRTWPGPARVVPVPELARAESVVLLCAQADWLGPEDADQVAAALRDHPLAVRHAGAWLAEMRLTAVDYLESLSAAPSGSAPWTVAIQALRRHAPDAALVLDLCSVLADAPLPIDVLAAGQDLPGPLGDVLRDRSRLLRALGELDRVALAQLDVDVDRVRVHGLVQDTVRELLPAPECEAATAAARSVLAAANPGEPDEPHNWPRYRELAPHTAAVDLVVAEERQARVLVLDHIRHLYAIGDYEGSLDMGRATVHRWRELWDRNEELTLLACRLVANAMRELGDVAGAGEWDQETFRRLTEVFGADHSHTLTVANGLGADLRALGRVDEAVALDRDTLRRHRRKWGDNHNRTLRAAINVAVDLRLLGRFTEARAIDLDVVRRRREMYGAEDPRTLFATSNLVRDLIGLGAYREALRIQEDLLPLMRARLGPHHNHVLLAIRNLVIALRGTGRYAQARELGKENVITCEWRLGPRHEYSLAASMTLGNVLRRTGELEDALGIGERAYRRMTRDAGPRHPFTLAGAINTALLRRAAGQVEPAYELDLATSRALREVGGADHPMTLACEVNLSSDLAFLGYPEQAAELSASTSPRLAQVLGADHPHTLVCAFNAAVDRIAVSGENRMAEAVADLARVLGARHPEVVLAAAGRRLDCDVEPPPT
- a CDS encoding AAA family ATPase; translated protein: MVDPRLSIYRGTGEPHDDIAALSPPPPWRVFTGEVTSAPVTPTTPGARPTAEARARVYRPSSEVVHMVNVALCLRRPLLVTGKPGTGKSTLAFSVAHELKLGPVLYWPIGSHSKLGDALYRYDAIGRLQEAGMRGGAAPPDIGRFVRLGPLGTALLPGERPRVLLIDELDKSDIDLPNDLLNVFEEGQFDIPELSRLPDDHLEVRVMTEDPGRSATITRGQVCCRAFPFVVITSNGEREFPTAFLRRCQQVNIQQPDSEKLAEIVAGHLGPEALEETRELVARFVERRDRGDLATDQLLNAVYLAVSGAKSDPATREQLVDRLIQPLDGPG
- a CDS encoding DUF6104 family protein, with translation MYFTDRGIEELEARRGEEEVTLAWLADKLRAFVDANPEFETAVERLATYLARDDEDEFED